Proteins from one Rosa chinensis cultivar Old Blush chromosome 7, RchiOBHm-V2, whole genome shotgun sequence genomic window:
- the LOC112177808 gene encoding NAC domain-containing protein 67-like encodes MEESRGNQLPGERFCPMEDELVLFYLKPMLSGQIVPGRNRVVFDCDLYGHQEPWEIWEAFKTKRPHDLRLNKDIYFFTQHKKMSSTAKRIRRNVGSGTWKGDDAGKPVRSVETGRVVGLKKRYTYKNDDSVHNGCWILYEFYLDQSLRDNKQKLEDYVLCLLRKNGEPKTKIEKKRKQREEEEVLENNYAFDDGEKSKREQEELLEPQAKRQRTVPSIGNAPLTMPSEDDAAFAAELEESLECFEDDFGFEGGENGGLQQLAAEVQSGPSFADDHGIFNPLPEEDFLLAEMLEEMGMVNMEELVLINGKSINIDVAAEENVENSTLLSAPTLSMSLVEVSSTVEQQQTADEEWSDWLESINFSPEENFLFSEMQW; translated from the coding sequence ATGGAGGAGAGCAGAGGCAATCAACTTCCTGGCGAGAGGTTCTGCCCCATGGAAGACGAACTAGTTCTCTTCTACCTCAAGCCCATGTTGAGCGGACAGATCGTGCCCGGCAGAAACCGCGTGGTGTTCGACTGCGACCTCTACGGTCACCAAGAACCTTGGGAGATATGGGAGGCCTTCAAGACCAAAAGACCACACGACTTGAGGCTCAACAAGGACATTTACTTCTTCACCCAACACAAGAAGATGAGTTCCACAGCCAAGCGCATACGCCGGAATGTTGGAAGTGGCACCTGGAAGGGCGACGACGCCGGCAAGCCAGTACGATCTGTTGAAACTGGTCGTGTTGTTGGCTTGAAGAAAAGATATACTTACAAGAACGATGACTCGGTTCACAACGGCTGTTGGATCTTGTATGAGTTCTACCTTGATCAATCACTCAGAGACAATAAACAAAAGCTGGAAGACTATGTTCTTTGTCTACTACGAAAGAATGGTGAACCCAAAACCAAGatcgaaaagaaaagaaagcaacGTGAAGAGGAAGAGGTTCTTGAAAACAATTATGCCTttgatgatggagaaaaatcGAAAAGGGAGCAAGAAGAGTTGCTTGAGCCACAAGCGAAGCGGCAACGAACGGTGCCATCCATTGGTAATGCACCACTAACAATGCCATCAGAAGATGATGCTGCATTCGCAGCTGAACTAGAAGAGTCATTGGAATGCTTTGAAGATGATTTTGGCTTTGAAGGTGGGGAGAATGGTGGACTCCAACAATTAGCAGCCGAGGTGCAATCAGGCCCTTCATTTGCAGACGATCATGGAATATTTAATCCGCTGCCGGAGGAAGACTTTCTCTTGGCGGAAATGTTAGAAGAAATGGGTATGGTGAACATGGAAGAACTAGTTCTTATTAATGGTAAGAGTATTAATATAGATGTGGCAGCTGAAGAAAACGTGGAAAACAGCACCCTTCTCTCTGCTCCCACATTATCCATGTCTTTGGTGGAGGTCTCAAGCACTGTTGAGCAACAACAGACAGCTGATGAAGAGTGGTCTGATTGGTTGGAGTCAATCAATTTTAGTCCTGAGGAGAACTTCCTTTTCAGTGAAATGCAATGGTGA